In Nocardia sputorum, a single genomic region encodes these proteins:
- a CDS encoding acyl-CoA synthetase yields the protein MNLAHTLEAVKALGVLRSRGVTDPKKPLETLRTMKESRILGPQATLIRHSARVAPDAPGIVDEAGELTYRELDDRSTAVARGLQAAGITEGQVIGLLARDHRGLIIAMAAAGKLGVRVALMNTGFAKPQFAEVCQREKVKAVLHDSEFLGLLDALPTDLPRYLTWVDEGTALPEGAQTLDDLVAANSTEPLPAPSKPGGFIILTSGTTGLPKGAPRTKVTPLSTAQMVDRIPFPRRGTQVIVSPIFHSTGLATWLVGAALSNKVVVRRRFDAEATLALVAEHKADMLVAVPTMLHRMVELDPAIRAKYDTSSLKAIVLAGSALSPELTIKATEAFGPVLYNLYGSTECAVATVANPEDLALAPGTVGRAPITCEVRLYDENDQRVTAINTTGRIFIRSGAPFEGYTDGRHKQIIDGYMSSGDVGHFDENGLLMVDGRDDDMIVSGGENVFPQEVENLLLERPDVFDVAVVGVDDVEFGKRLRAFVVPEPGHSPDGEELKAYVKNNLARYKVPREVVFLDDLPRNATGKLLRRVLVEYEVKA from the coding sequence ATGAACTTGGCCCACACGCTGGAGGCCGTCAAGGCGCTAGGGGTGCTGCGCAGCCGGGGTGTCACCGACCCCAAGAAGCCGCTGGAGACGCTGCGGACGATGAAGGAGTCGCGCATCCTCGGCCCCCAGGCGACCCTGATCCGGCACTCCGCGCGCGTGGCGCCGGACGCTCCGGGCATCGTGGACGAGGCGGGCGAGCTGACCTACCGCGAACTGGACGACCGGTCGACGGCCGTCGCGCGCGGCCTGCAAGCGGCGGGCATCACCGAAGGCCAGGTGATCGGGTTGCTGGCGCGCGACCACCGCGGGCTGATCATCGCCATGGCCGCCGCGGGCAAGCTCGGCGTGCGAGTGGCGCTGATGAACACCGGGTTCGCCAAACCGCAGTTCGCCGAGGTGTGCCAGCGCGAGAAGGTCAAGGCGGTGCTGCACGACAGCGAGTTCCTCGGCCTGCTCGACGCGCTGCCCACCGACCTGCCGCGCTACCTCACCTGGGTCGACGAGGGGACCGCGCTGCCCGAGGGCGCGCAGACGCTCGACGACCTGGTCGCCGCGAACTCCACCGAGCCGCTGCCCGCGCCGAGCAAGCCGGGTGGCTTCATCATCCTGACCAGCGGCACCACCGGCCTGCCCAAGGGCGCCCCGCGCACCAAGGTCACTCCGCTGTCGACGGCGCAGATGGTCGACCGGATCCCCTTCCCGCGGCGCGGCACCCAGGTGATCGTCTCGCCGATCTTCCACAGCACCGGCCTGGCCACCTGGCTGGTCGGCGCGGCCCTGTCCAACAAGGTGGTGGTGCGCCGCCGGTTCGACGCCGAGGCGACGCTCGCGCTGGTGGCCGAGCACAAGGCCGACATGCTGGTGGCGGTGCCCACGATGCTGCACCGGATGGTCGAGCTGGATCCGGCGATCCGGGCGAAGTACGACACGTCCTCCCTGAAGGCGATCGTGCTGGCCGGTTCGGCGCTGTCGCCGGAGCTGACGATCAAGGCCACCGAGGCGTTCGGCCCGGTGCTCTACAACCTCTACGGCTCCACCGAATGCGCCGTCGCGACCGTGGCGAACCCGGAGGACCTCGCGCTCGCGCCCGGCACCGTCGGGCGCGCGCCGATCACCTGCGAAGTGCGGCTCTACGACGAGAACGACCAGCGCGTCACCGCGATCAACACCACCGGGCGCATCTTCATCCGCAGCGGCGCGCCGTTCGAGGGCTACACCGACGGCAGGCACAAGCAGATCATCGACGGCTACATGTCCAGCGGCGACGTCGGCCACTTCGACGAGAACGGCCTGCTCATGGTGGACGGCCGCGATGACGACATGATCGTGTCCGGCGGCGAGAACGTCTTCCCGCAAGAGGTGGAGAACCTGCTGCTGGAGCGGCCCGACGTCTTCGACGTGGCGGTTGTCGGCGTGGACGACGTGGAATTCGGTAAGCGCCTGCGCGCCTTCGTCGTTCCGGAGCCGGGTCACTCGCCCGACGGCGAGGAGCTCAAGGCGTACGTGAAGAACAACCTGGCGCGCTACAAGGTGCCGCGCGAGGTGGTCTTCCTCGACGACCTGCCGCGCAACGCGACCGGCAAACTGCTGCGCCGCGTGCTGGTGGAGTACGAGGTCAAGGCCTGA
- a CDS encoding acyl-CoA synthetase codes for MSLSLPALGGTARKAGDLALGVNVMVKRRLFNPLRPDHAARSAFNILKFGPFAGVVMHAAQTRPHAVAIVDERGELTFGQLNEQSNALARGLQSSGVDPGDVVAILARDHRGMVLSLLATGKLGVRGVLMNTGFAKPQFADVAERENVKAVLHDSEFIDLMSAIPAAIPRILTWVDEKDGADPAIPTVDSLISGQSGAALPAPAKPGGIVILTSGTTGTPKGAPRDRVSPFASAQFIDRVPLPNNGTMIMAAPIFHGTGLSQFTLGLALGNRVVFQQRRFNPEQTLANIQKYRADSLVVVPTMLQRILDLDADVLAKYDVSSIKVIFAAGSAIAPDVVTRTLDHFNDSLYNLYGSTECAVMTVATPEDLRKAPTTAGKAPVGIRIVLLDENRKPITEPNVTGTIFVDNGFAFTGYTDGRTKEMVDGMMSSGDVGHFDADGLLYIDGRDDDMIVSGGENVFPLEVENLIAGRDDIFEAAVVGVDDREYGKRLRAFVVPGPECKRDPQEIKDYVKANLARYKVPREVIFLDELPRNATGKLLRKPLIEMEIDAG; via the coding sequence ATGTCTCTTTCCCTCCCCGCGCTGGGCGGTACCGCCCGCAAGGCGGGCGATCTGGCCCTTGGCGTGAACGTGATGGTCAAGCGGCGGCTGTTCAATCCGCTGCGGCCCGACCATGCGGCACGGTCCGCCTTCAATATCTTGAAGTTCGGCCCGTTCGCGGGTGTCGTCATGCACGCCGCGCAGACCAGGCCGCACGCCGTGGCGATCGTCGACGAACGCGGGGAGTTGACCTTCGGCCAGCTCAACGAGCAGTCCAACGCTCTGGCGCGGGGCTTGCAGAGCAGTGGCGTCGATCCCGGTGATGTGGTGGCGATCCTGGCCCGCGATCATCGCGGCATGGTGCTGAGCCTGCTGGCCACGGGCAAGCTCGGCGTGCGCGGGGTGCTGATGAACACCGGGTTCGCCAAGCCGCAGTTCGCCGACGTGGCCGAGCGGGAGAACGTCAAGGCGGTGCTGCACGACAGCGAGTTCATCGACTTGATGAGCGCCATCCCCGCCGCGATTCCGCGCATTCTCACCTGGGTGGACGAGAAGGACGGCGCCGATCCCGCGATCCCGACCGTCGACTCGCTGATCAGCGGACAGTCCGGCGCCGCGCTGCCCGCCCCGGCCAAGCCGGGCGGCATCGTCATCCTGACCAGCGGCACCACCGGCACCCCGAAGGGCGCCCCGCGCGACCGGGTGAGCCCCTTCGCCTCGGCCCAGTTCATCGACCGGGTGCCGCTGCCCAACAACGGCACCATGATCATGGCCGCGCCGATCTTCCACGGCACCGGCCTGTCGCAGTTCACCCTCGGTCTCGCGCTGGGCAACCGGGTGGTCTTCCAGCAGCGCCGGTTCAACCCCGAGCAGACGCTGGCGAACATCCAGAAGTACCGGGCGGATTCCCTGGTGGTCGTCCCGACCATGCTGCAACGCATCCTCGACCTGGACGCGGACGTGCTGGCGAAGTACGACGTCAGCAGCATCAAGGTGATCTTCGCGGCGGGCTCGGCCATCGCGCCCGACGTGGTGACCCGCACGCTGGATCACTTCAACGACAGCCTTTACAACCTCTACGGCTCCACCGAGTGCGCCGTGATGACCGTGGCGACCCCCGAGGATCTGCGCAAGGCCCCGACCACCGCGGGCAAGGCTCCGGTCGGCATCCGGATCGTGCTGCTGGACGAGAACCGCAAGCCGATCACCGAGCCGAACGTCACCGGAACCATCTTCGTGGACAACGGTTTCGCCTTCACCGGCTACACCGACGGCCGCACCAAGGAAATGGTCGACGGCATGATGTCCAGCGGCGACGTGGGGCATTTCGACGCCGACGGCCTGCTCTACATCGACGGCCGCGACGACGACATGATCGTCTCCGGCGGCGAGAACGTCTTCCCGCTCGAGGTGGAGAACCTCATCGCCGGCCGCGACGACATCTTCGAAGCCGCTGTCGTCGGCGTGGACGACCGTGAGTACGGCAAGCGGCTGCGCGCGTTCGTGGTGCCCGGTCCCGAGTGCAAGCGCGACCCGCAGGAGATCAAGGACTACGTCAAGGCGAACCTCGCCCGCTACAAGGTCCCGCGCGAGGTGATCTTCCTGGACGAGCTGCCGCGCAACGCGACCGGCAAGCTGCTGCGCAAGCCGCTGATCGAGATGGAGATCGACGCGGGCTGA
- a CDS encoding PepSY-associated TM helix domain-containing protein: protein MSTTETIPDADLSEPSDSPGPRRTTARNSLYALAMRLHFYAGVFVGPFILIAAVTGALYAISPTLESIASRDLLTVTQSGTPKPLSEQVGAAVATRPDLPLVAVAPAAGAEDTTRVLFIDPSLGESERLAVFVNPYTAQPVGDAVVYGSSGALPMRTWIDRLHRDLHLGEPGRLYSELAASWLWIVALAGLVIWVRRVRSRRGRNGWGWLWAADRSQRARGRTLNWHGAVGMWVLPLVLLLSATGVTWSTYAGENITALREQLSWTTPAVSTALPGTAAPSHDSSSDHHGGGHTEHAPADPADRIAQLDRVYATARAEGITQAAEIAVPAAPGTAFAVKERRMPGTYTVDSVAVDGATGAVTDRLAYADWPLMAKLTNWGIQFHMGLMFGLLNQLLLLAAMIGLITVIVRGYLMWWRRRPTRDAGRFVLGRAPRRGALRKTSLWLVVPLVAAALVVGWFVPLVGVSLLVFLAIDALLGLAGRFRAAA from the coding sequence GTGAGTACAACAGAAACCATTCCCGACGCCGACTTATCGGAGCCGTCGGACTCCCCCGGCCCACGCCGGACCACCGCGCGGAACAGCCTGTACGCGCTGGCCATGCGGCTGCACTTCTACGCCGGAGTGTTCGTGGGGCCGTTCATCCTCATAGCGGCCGTCACCGGCGCGCTCTACGCGATCTCGCCGACGTTGGAGTCGATCGCGTCGCGTGACCTGTTGACGGTCACGCAGAGCGGAACGCCGAAGCCGCTGTCGGAGCAGGTCGGCGCGGCCGTCGCCACCCGCCCGGACCTGCCGCTCGTCGCCGTCGCCCCGGCCGCGGGCGCCGAAGACACCACCCGGGTGCTGTTCATCGACCCGTCGCTGGGCGAATCCGAGCGGCTGGCGGTGTTCGTGAACCCGTACACCGCGCAGCCGGTGGGCGATGCCGTCGTGTACGGCAGCTCGGGGGCGCTGCCGATGCGCACTTGGATCGATCGGTTGCACCGGGATCTGCACCTGGGCGAGCCCGGCCGGCTCTACAGCGAACTCGCCGCGTCCTGGCTGTGGATCGTCGCGCTGGCCGGACTCGTGATCTGGGTGCGCCGGGTGCGCAGCCGCCGGGGCCGCAACGGCTGGGGCTGGCTGTGGGCGGCCGATCGGTCGCAGCGCGCGCGGGGCCGCACCCTGAACTGGCACGGCGCGGTCGGTATGTGGGTGCTTCCCCTGGTGCTGCTGCTGTCGGCCACCGGCGTGACCTGGTCGACCTACGCGGGCGAGAACATCACCGCATTGCGTGAGCAACTGAGCTGGACCACACCGGCGGTCAGCACAGCCCTGCCCGGAACCGCTGCCCCGAGCCACGATTCGAGTTCCGATCACCATGGCGGCGGCCATACGGAGCACGCGCCCGCGGACCCGGCCGACCGGATCGCCCAGTTGGATCGGGTGTATGCGACCGCCCGTGCCGAAGGCATCACGCAAGCGGCGGAGATCGCCGTCCCGGCCGCGCCGGGCACAGCATTCGCGGTGAAGGAACGCCGGATGCCCGGCACCTACACCGTCGACTCCGTCGCCGTCGACGGTGCGACCGGCGCGGTCACCGACCGGCTCGCCTACGCCGACTGGCCGCTGATGGCCAAGCTCACCAACTGGGGCATCCAGTTCCACATGGGCCTGATGTTCGGGCTGCTCAACCAGTTGCTGCTGCTCGCGGCGATGATCGGCCTGATCACCGTGATCGTGCGCGGCTACCTCATGTGGTGGCGCAGGCGACCCACCCGGGACGCGGGCCGGTTCGTTCTCGGCCGGGCTCCCCGGCGCGGCGCGTTGCGTAAGACCTCGCTGTGGCTGGTCGTGCCGCTGGTGGCCGCCGCGCTGGTGGTGGGCTGGTTCGTCCCGCTGGTCGGGGTGAGTCTGCTCGTCTTCCTCGCGATCGACGCGCTGCTCGGGCTCGCCGGACGGTTCCGCGCGGCCGCTTAA
- a CDS encoding alpha/beta fold hydrolase, which produces MNAVRHNTVEVQGLPVFYREAGDPSKPTLVLLHGFPTSSAMFRNLLPELAADYHLIAPDHIGFGQSAMPSVLAFDYSFEKLTEVTSELLDVLGVQRFALYIQDYGAPIGLRIASRNPDRVTAIITQSGNAYLEGFTPFWEVLFAHANDRAAHEPEVRKLLELDATKWQYTHGVPADRRTRISPDTWTLDQHYLDRPGNKEIQLQLFADYKLNLDRYPEFQKYFAEHRPPALITWGEHDEIFGADGARAYLRDLPDAELHLLNTGHFALETHGTEIAALIRDFLTRTLG; this is translated from the coding sequence ATGAACGCAGTGCGTCACAACACCGTCGAGGTCCAAGGGCTGCCGGTCTTCTACCGGGAGGCGGGAGATCCGAGCAAGCCGACGCTTGTGCTGCTGCACGGCTTTCCGACGAGTTCGGCGATGTTCCGCAATCTGCTGCCGGAGCTGGCCGCGGACTATCACCTGATCGCGCCGGACCATATCGGGTTCGGGCAGTCGGCCATGCCGTCCGTGCTCGCCTTCGACTACAGCTTCGAGAAGCTCACCGAGGTCACCTCGGAACTGTTGGACGTCTTGGGCGTGCAGCGGTTCGCCCTCTACATCCAGGATTACGGTGCACCGATCGGGTTGCGCATCGCCTCCCGCAATCCGGACCGTGTCACCGCGATCATCACCCAGAGCGGCAACGCATACCTGGAGGGCTTCACCCCCTTCTGGGAGGTGCTGTTCGCACATGCCAACGACCGGGCGGCACATGAGCCCGAGGTGCGTAAGCTGCTCGAACTCGACGCCACGAAATGGCAGTACACCCACGGCGTCCCGGCCGACCGGCGGACGCGGATCAGCCCCGACACCTGGACCTTGGATCAGCACTACCTGGACCGGCCAGGCAACAAGGAGATCCAACTCCAGCTCTTCGCCGACTACAAACTGAACCTCGATCGCTACCCCGAGTTCCAGAAGTACTTCGCTGAGCACCGGCCTCCCGCCCTGATCACCTGGGGCGAGCACGATGAGATCTTCGGAGCCGACGGCGCGCGCGCCTACCTGCGCGATCTGCCGGACGCCGAACTGCACCTGCTGAACACGGGCCACTTCGCCCTGGAAACGCACGGCACCGAGATCGCCGCACTGATCCGCGACTTCCTCACCCGCACGCTCGGCTGA
- a CDS encoding carboxymuconolactone decarboxylase family protein produces MSDPKDRAPFIDIPGDLPGIRGLFAFKPETGAALSEFAQTLLRGTSPLTPGERETIAAYVSSRNETYFCTQSHAATAAVLVDGGRDVIDAVIEDVESAAIEPKLRALLRIADKVRRSGLEVTAEDVEDARAAGAKDEDIHDAVLVAAAFCMFNRYVDGLATVAPRERATYEQIGGMLATAGYVAAGVPPESAPGAGQSDQ; encoded by the coding sequence ATGTCCGATCCGAAGGACCGTGCACCGTTCATCGACATTCCCGGCGATCTGCCCGGCATCCGGGGTTTGTTCGCTTTCAAGCCCGAAACCGGAGCCGCGCTCAGCGAATTCGCGCAGACCCTGTTGCGCGGGACTTCTCCACTGACGCCGGGGGAGCGCGAGACGATAGCCGCCTACGTCTCCTCGCGCAACGAAACGTATTTCTGCACGCAGTCGCACGCGGCGACCGCGGCGGTGCTGGTGGACGGCGGCCGCGACGTGATCGACGCCGTCATCGAGGACGTGGAGTCCGCCGCGATCGAGCCGAAACTGCGTGCGTTGCTGCGCATCGCGGACAAGGTGCGCCGGTCGGGGCTCGAAGTGACCGCCGAGGACGTCGAGGACGCACGTGCCGCGGGCGCCAAGGACGAGGACATCCACGACGCCGTCCTCGTCGCCGCGGCGTTCTGCATGTTCAACCGCTATGTGGACGGCCTGGCGACGGTCGCGCCCCGGGAGCGGGCGACGTACGAGCAGATCGGTGGCATGCTCGCCACCGCGGGATACGTGGCCGCCGGCGTGCCCCCCGAATCAGCGCCGGGCGCTGGCCAGAGCGACCAGTAG